The Chloroflexota bacterium DNA segment AGCCCTGCCGTCCGGCTTGGAGGCGAACCCGCGCGCGGCATCCAGCCGAGGCGGCCGCGACATCGGCCAGCGGGCCACGCTGACGGTGGAAGTTCGCCGCGCCATCCCCCTGACCGTGAGCGACGGCGGCGTAACGGCGCAAATCCTCACCACCGCGCCCACCGTAGGCGAGGCGCTCGCGGCCGCCGGGGTGAGCCTGCTGGAAGGCGATGCGGTCTTCCCCGAAGCCGACACGCCTGTCGCGCCCGGATTGGTCCTCTACATCCGCCGCGCCATCCCCGTGGAGATAGAGGTGGACTCGCGCCTGGTCTCGGCCCGCGTTCAGGGCGCGACCGTCGGCGACGCGCTGGCCCAGGCGGGAATCGTCCTGGTCGGCATGGACTACACCGACCCGCCCGCCGACACGCCCCTGCACACAGGGATGCGAATCCAGGTGGTCAGGTTGCGCCAGACGTTCACCATTGAGCAGGAGCCCATCGGCTACTCGGTCGTGTGGCAGCCGGACCCGACGCTGGAGATTGACCAGCGGCGGCTGCTCCGGCCCGGCGAAGACGGCCTGCGCAAGCGCCGCGTGCGCACCGTTGTCCGCGATGGCGTGGAGGTGCAGCGCGACGTCATGGACGAATGGGTGGCGCTGGAACCGAAGGACCAGGTCTTCGCCTACGGCACCAAGATCGTCATCCGCGAGTTGGAGACCCCCTACGGCACGATCCAATACTGGCGCAAGTTGCGCGTGCTGGCCACGTCGTACACGGCGGCCACGTCGGGCAAGACGCGAGACCACCCCGAATATGGAATCACGCGCGTGGGCTGGCGGGCCAGGAAGGGCATCATCGCCGTGGACCCGACCGTC contains these protein-coding regions:
- a CDS encoding DUF348 domain-containing protein, with translation MRQDATKSARGLGHAARAVALAMLVILLVAFGWRAYAQTATPIALWVDGQFHPVTTHAATVGALLEQQGVRLSAADAVWPSLETPLTPHMAITVHRARTITIRADGHVFTVRTRAATPSQILEEAGIHVGDRDLILVDGQAAALPSGLEANPRAASSRGGRDIGQRATLTVEVRRAIPLTVSDGGVTAQILTTAPTVGEALAAAGVSLLEGDAVFPEADTPVAPGLVLYIRRAIPVEIEVDSRLVSARVQGATVGDALAQAGIVLVGMDYTDPPADTPLHTGMRIQVVRLRQTFTIEQEPIGYSVVWQPDPTLEIDQRRLLRPGEDGLRKRRVRTVVRDGVEVQRDVMDEWVALEPKDQVFAYGTKIVIRELETPYGTIQYWRKLRVLATSYTAATSGKTRDHPEYGITRVGWRARKGIIAVDPTVVNLKTKMYVPGYGIGDVGDTGGAIKGLRIDLCYDEDNLVLWKKWVDVYLLAPPPPPDQIRYVLPDWPVESR